One window of the Lepeophtheirus salmonis chromosome 7, UVic_Lsal_1.4, whole genome shotgun sequence genome contains the following:
- the LOC121121496 gene encoding uncharacterized protein → MNVLNSASDLSEENRVESLADKLKKAVESGQTNLVLSLLKIGAPVTIDNDGQTALHLASAAGHESVVDALIQSGCDVSIQDFTGHTPLQRAAAEGHIDILKLLIKNGANIDHQDEVHGNTSLHEAAWKGFSQSVQFLTRVGKANCYMKNRGGFAPLHLCCQNGHNETCRILLLSGCKPDIKNQYGDTPLHTSARYGHAGVVRILVSGKCNPSEQNKNGDTALHIAAAMGRRKLTKVLIESGCSKETKNKQNETAMDIASRKNLIDIIQILQSVEPNVSIKRDASSPATLNAALRAALEEMSSDVDAIKPAAYSHPLANNKTRRSSRGEKQKKFSSRRRRHSGGSEDVDGVDWSSYRHFEPNLEEFSFSNPKGLPKDHLKTGEQYFLDLAGNIRKGPLAMGRDCVCSPLIKKMERRLDRDKKEIVRKINGTTSKLDSRIAHLERKTKDHLFSLNQAMKESFANERGDCMDRMDRRALRERIAIERQQVLRDLSLKRDLAAWLESKLTEIEKKHGLDAKNAALLRAMAMKRFSKYGRSQRKLLHSDNILGSNLRRAHSEELLSEVCVEEDDDYECLISKKNDFYKGLKVSDRPVQGGGGDGEKSRRTRRNSEGDESSLLEEDIFGPRRFLGELENQEVDDSENMTKKTLSNYYSKNQVDLHSTNSESCNEQSDHRSDTSSQRLDKKRISSYEDDKNVYENTLMGGGNPKEIIRPIPTGRGIPMNPSNESFKNHSSYLPIPTHFNHNSQPPNNGPEEVRQYRRELNNVQRQLFPPQQAPSFTNNSTFNRPVAPQVVSFNSNYPSRSIRPMSPLDEDDYVGHNEIVGEKEDFHRQLLNIPMTSDGGGSHDSHNDSGYSTRLGFSAGPSPSLSGSRPESNEGDHPHYQNTNGSHLLLDPMAINMIPPEMEQFNHPRQNSNGPYRIHEINQRLHNVDLRSGCEIQKQAPKGSLV, encoded by the exons ACGGGACATACGCCTTTACAACGAGCTGCTGCAGAAGGTCATATCGATATCctaaaattactaattaaaaacGGAGCAAATATAGATCATCAAGATGAGGTG catGGAAACACTTCATTACACGAAGCCGCATGGAAGGGATTTAGTCAGAGTGTACAATTTCTTACTCGAGTAGGTAAAGCAAATtgttatatgaaaaatagaGGAGGTTTTGCTCCTCTTCACTTGTGCTGCCAAAATGGACATAATGAGACTTGTCGCATACTTTTACTCTCTGGATGTAAAcctgatataaaaaa tcaGTACGGAGATACACCGTTACACACGAGTGCCCGTTATGGTCATGCAGGAGTAGTACGAATACTCGTCTCTGGAAAATGCAATCCATCTGAACAAAATAAG aatGGTGACACGGCATTGCACATAGCCGCTGCAATGGGAAGAAGGAAATTGACTAAAGTCCTAATCGAGTCTGGATGTTCTAAAGAGACAAAAAACAAg CAAAATGAAACTGCCATGGACATTGCTTCTCGGAAAAACCTAATAGATATCATTCAAATCCTTCAATCTGTTGAACCTAATGTATCAATTAAAAGAGATGCTTCTTCTCCAGCGACTCTGAATGCTGCATTGAGGGCAGCCCTTGAAGAAATGTCTTCCGATGTTGATGCCATTAAACCAGCTGCGTACTCACATCCATTGGCGAATAATAAAACAAGACGATCTTCTCGGggagaaaaacaaaagaagtttTCTAGTCGTAGACGTAGGCACTCGGGTGGAAGTGAGGATGTGGATGGTGTCGACTGGTCCTCCTACAGACATTTTGAACCAAATTTAgaagaattttcattttcaaatcctAAAGGTCTTCCTAAAGATCATTTGAAAACTGGAGAACAATACTTTTTAGATTTAGCAGGAAATATTCGAAAG gGTCCTCTTGCTATGGGTCGAGACTGCGTTTGCTcaccattaattaaaaaaatggaaagacgATTAGATAGAGACAAAAAAGAAATCGTTCGAAAAATAAATGGAACGACATCCAAATTAGATTCACGAATTGCTCATTTGGAAAGGAAAACAAAGGATCATCTCTTTTCTTTAAACCAG gCGATGAAAGAATCATTTGCAAATGAAAGAGGGGATTGTATGGATAGAATGGATCGACGTGCGCTTAGAGAGAGAATTGCTATTGAGAGACAACAAGTGCTCAGGGATCTTTCTTTAAAGAGAGATCTTGCTGCATGGTTGGAGAGTAAACTCACggaaattgagaaaaaacatGGACTTGATGCTAAAAATGCTGCATTATTGCGTGCAATGGCTATGAAAAGATTCTCTAAATATGGAAGATCGCAGCGAAAATTG ttacATTCAGACAACATCCTGGGCTCCAATTTACGGAGGGCTCACAGTGAAGAACTATTATCCGAAGTTTGCGTAGAAGAGGATGACGATTATGAGTGTctcatttcaaagaaaaatgatttttacaagGGTCTAAAAGTATCTGATCGACCTGTGCAAGGAGGCGGAGGAGATGGTGAAAAATCCAGACGAACACGCAGAAATAGTGAAGGTGATGAATCATCTCTTCTTGAAGAGGATATCTTCGGTCCAAGACGCTTTCTAGGCGAGTTAGAAAATCAAGAAGTGGATGATAGTGAAAATATGACGAAGAAAACCCTTTCCAACtattattccaaaaatcaagTGGATTTACATAGCACCAATTCTGAATCTTGTAATGAGCAATCGGATCATAGATCAGATACATCTTCACAAAGACTTGATAAAAAAAG aATTAGTTCCTATGAAGATGACAAGAATGTATATGAAAATACTCTCATGGGGGGAGGGAATCCCAAAGAGATTATTCGTCCAATTCCTACAGGTCGTGGTATACCAATGAATCCATCCAATGAATCGTTTAAGAATCATTCATCCTATTTGCCCATTCCTACTCACTTTAATCATAACTCTCAACCACCAAATAATGGACCTGAGGAAGTTCGACAATACCGGAGAGAATTAAATAACGTCCAAAGGCAATTATTTCCTCCACAACAAGCTCCGTCCTTTACCAATAATTCAACATTTAATCGCCCTGTTGCACCACAAGTTGTATCATTTAATTCAAACTATCCAAGTCGGTCAATACGTCCTATGT ctCCCCTTGATGAGGATGACTATGTTGGTCACAATGAGATTGTTGGagaaaaagaagattttcatCGTCAACTATTAAATATTCCTATGACCTCAGATGGCGGAGGTTCTCATGACTCCCATAATGATTCTGGTTACTCCACGCGTTTGGGATTTAGTGCTGGCCCCTCTCCCAGTCTGTCCG GAAGTCGTCCAGAAAGTAATGAAGGAGATCATCCTCACTATCAAAATACGAATGGCTCACATCTTTTATTAGACCCAATGGCTATTAATATGATTCCTCCAGAGATGGAGCAATTTAATCATCCAAGACAGAATTCGAATGGTCCATATCGAATTCACGAAATAAACCAACGACTACATAATGTGGATTTAAGATCTGGATGTGAAATTCAAAAGCAGGCACCCAAAGGAAGTCTTGTGTGA